The genomic region TTGACGGTCTGCAGAAATCCTTTCTCGACAGCCGGAATGTACTCGCGGGGGATATTACCGCCTTTGACCCGGTCCACAAATTCGATGCCTTTCCCCTGGTTGGGACCAAGCAAAAACTCGATATGGGCATACTGCCCTTTGCCGCCGGTCTGCTTTTTGTACTTATACACATGCTCCGCCTCGCGCGTCACCGTCTCCCGGAACGCCACCGCCGGTTCGCCGACAATGACGCCGACTTTGTGGTCGTTTTTGATGCGGTCAACGATAATTTCCAGATGCAGTTCCCCCATGCCGGAGATGACGGTTTCTTCGGTTTCGTCATCGAAGCGGACTTTGAAAGAGGGGTCTTCCAGTGCAATTTTGCTTAGAGCGGCGCCGAGTTTATCGCGGTCTTTGATACTCTCCGGCTCGATACGCATATCGAGAACCGTTTCCGGCGTATGAATCTTCTCCAGAAGTATCGGCTGCTCTTCATCGCAGAGGGTATCGCCGGTGGTGGTATATTTCATCCCGACCAGGGCGCCGATATCGCCGGCTTTCAGTTCGCCGACATCCTGACGGTCGTTGGCGTGAATCCGCAATATTCGCCCGATACGTTCCCGCTCCCCCTTGGAGGAATTATAGACATAACTTCCCGCTTTCAGTTCTCCCGAATAGACCCGGACAAAAGTCTGCTGCCCGACATACGGGTCGGTGATGATTTTGAAGGCGAGCGCCGACGAGGGGGATTTGGTCAGAGGATGGCGGGAAATGGTGGTATCGCCATTCTTGATATCGAGTCCGGAGACAATCCCGCGGTCAACCGGCGAGGGAAGGTAATCGACCACGGCGTCAAGTAGAAGTTCAATCCCCTTATTCTTGAATGCCGCGCCGCAGAAGACCGGTGTTATCAGTATTCCCATCACGGCATGCCGCGCCACATGTTTGATAGTCTCGTTGCTGATTTCCTGCCCATTGAGATATTTCTCCATCAGGTCGTCGTCAAATTCCGCCAGCTGGGCAATCATATTGTCACGATACTGCGCCGCCTTTTCTTTAAGAGCAGCCGGAATTTCGCTGACTTTGGCGTCGGCGCCGTTATGAATGTACGCTTTCATCGCAATCAGGTCGATGACCCCTTCGAACTTTTCTTCGCTTCCAATCGGCAACTGGAAGGGCACGGCATTGGCGCCAAGCATTTCATTCATCATCGTTACCGTATGGTCGAAATCTGCCCCCTGCCGGTCCATCTTGTTGATAAAAGCAATCCGCGGCACTTTGTACCGGTCGGCCTGGTGCCAGACAGTTTCGCTCTGCGGCTCGACACCGCCCACGGCGCAGAAGAGCATGACGATGCCATCGAGCACCCGCAGGGAGCGCTCCACCTCCAGGGTGAAATCGATATGGCCGGGAGTGTCGATGATATTTATCTGATGGTCATGCCATTCGGTGGTGATGGCGGCCGAGGAGATAGTAATTCCCCGCTCCTGCTCCTGTTTCATGAAATCCATGACCGCCTGGCCATCATGCACTTCGCCCATCTTATGGGTGACGCCGGTAAAGAACAAAATGCGCTCGGTGGTGGTGGTTTTGCCGGCATCGATATGGGCAACAATCCCGATATTTCTGATTTTCTTTGTGCTCGACTGCTCCAACGTAAACTCCTCTCAAACAATACTCAACG from Candidatus Zixiibacteriota bacterium harbors:
- the fusA gene encoding elongation factor G, with translation MEQSSTKKIRNIGIVAHIDAGKTTTTERILFFTGVTHKMGEVHDGQAVMDFMKQEQERGITISSAAITTEWHDHQINIIDTPGHIDFTLEVERSLRVLDGIVMLFCAVGGVEPQSETVWHQADRYKVPRIAFINKMDRQGADFDHTVTMMNEMLGANAVPFQLPIGSEEKFEGVIDLIAMKAYIHNGADAKVSEIPAALKEKAAQYRDNMIAQLAEFDDDLMEKYLNGQEISNETIKHVARHAVMGILITPVFCGAAFKNKGIELLLDAVVDYLPSPVDRGIVSGLDIKNGDTTISRHPLTKSPSSALAFKIITDPYVGQQTFVRVYSGELKAGSYVYNSSKGERERIGRILRIHANDRQDVGELKAGDIGALVGMKYTTTGDTLCDEEQPILLEKIHTPETVLDMRIEPESIKDRDKLGAALSKIALEDPSFKVRFDDETEETVISGMGELHLEIIVDRIKNDHKVGVIVGEPAVAFRETVTREAEHVYKYKKQTGGKGQYAHIEFLLGPNQGKGIEFVDRVKGGNIPREYIPAVEKGFLQTVNEGLVAGFPMIDVKFVLLDGSYHEVDSSDMAFRICT